The Microbacter sp. GSS18 genome has a segment encoding these proteins:
- a CDS encoding DUF4870 domain-containing protein has product MTSYPPYPPYGPPPTPSMSPADEKLWATLIHLGGLFFGFLAPLIGYLVLKDRGPFVRAHTATALNFQLTLLIVYVAGYILAFVIIGFFVLMAAGILALVFSIIAAVKAHQGQWYQYPMTIRFVS; this is encoded by the coding sequence GTGACCTCGTACCCGCCGTATCCGCCCTACGGACCGCCGCCGACGCCGAGCATGAGCCCGGCCGACGAGAAGCTGTGGGCGACCCTCATCCACCTGGGGGGTCTCTTCTTCGGCTTCCTCGCGCCGCTCATCGGCTATCTGGTGCTCAAGGATCGCGGTCCGTTCGTCCGCGCGCACACGGCCACCGCGCTGAACTTCCAGCTGACGCTGCTGATCGTGTACGTCGCCGGCTACATCCTGGCGTTCGTGATCATCGGCTTCTTCGTCCTCATGGCCGCGGGCATCCTCGCCCTGGTGTTCTCGATCATCGCCGCGGTCAAGGCGCACCAGGGCCAGTGGTACCAGTACCCGATGACGATCCGATTCGTCTCCTGA
- a CDS encoding FAD-binding oxidoreductase — protein MSITVQSPVEGAVTITDDELAGLRMRFRGAIVSPADDGYDDVRAVENLAVDRRPGLIIRCSGVADVIDGVNLARERGFTLAIRAGGHHIAGHGTTEGGLVIDLRDMDGVWVNPADKTVRVQGGATWGQVDRETQVHGLAVPGGIVSTTGVAGLTLGGGIGWLHRAYGLACDNLLSARVVLASGEVVTASDDENPDLFWAIRGGGGNFGVVVDFTFRAHPVGPEVALAAVFYEADAGRELMPQWRDLALRAGDRVTTRAMHWSMPAVDFLPPPVQGKDVFLFGAVYAGDKAEGQQIIDEFRSLGEPLFDMSEFLPDYRTFQAGFDPLAKNLYGYWKSVYVDELSDEVLAFIDEIGMSRPDPRTLVHVPIMGGATAAVPADATAFGERDGGFMLSIDGATSDPEEFDRVKTWVREAYAAACALPGAHGAYLNFSADDASATEVVRRQFGGNLDRLRAVKRAYDPANLFHVNGNITPA, from the coding sequence ATGTCGATCACTGTGCAATCGCCCGTCGAGGGCGCCGTCACCATCACCGACGACGAGCTCGCCGGGCTCAGGATGCGCTTCCGCGGCGCGATCGTCTCGCCGGCCGATGACGGCTACGACGACGTCCGCGCGGTCGAGAACCTGGCGGTCGATCGGCGCCCAGGGCTCATCATCCGCTGCAGCGGCGTGGCCGACGTGATCGATGGGGTGAACCTCGCGCGCGAGCGCGGCTTCACCCTCGCGATCCGTGCCGGCGGACACCACATCGCCGGCCACGGCACCACCGAGGGCGGTCTCGTGATCGACCTGCGCGACATGGACGGGGTCTGGGTGAACCCCGCCGACAAGACCGTCCGCGTGCAGGGCGGCGCGACCTGGGGGCAGGTCGATCGCGAGACCCAGGTCCACGGGCTGGCGGTCCCGGGCGGGATCGTCTCGACCACGGGCGTGGCGGGACTCACTCTGGGCGGCGGGATCGGCTGGCTTCACCGCGCCTACGGGCTCGCGTGCGACAACCTGCTCTCGGCGCGCGTCGTGCTCGCCTCGGGCGAGGTGGTCACCGCGAGCGACGACGAGAACCCCGACCTGTTCTGGGCGATCCGCGGCGGAGGGGGGAACTTCGGCGTCGTGGTCGACTTCACCTTCCGGGCGCATCCCGTCGGGCCGGAGGTCGCCCTCGCGGCCGTCTTCTACGAGGCGGATGCCGGTCGCGAGCTGATGCCGCAGTGGCGGGACCTCGCGCTGCGGGCCGGGGATCGGGTCACCACGCGCGCGATGCACTGGTCGATGCCCGCGGTCGACTTCCTGCCGCCGCCGGTCCAGGGCAAGGATGTCTTCCTCTTCGGCGCCGTGTACGCCGGCGACAAGGCCGAGGGGCAGCAGATCATCGACGAGTTCCGCAGTCTGGGCGAGCCGCTGTTCGACATGTCGGAGTTCCTCCCGGACTACCGCACGTTCCAGGCGGGCTTCGACCCGCTGGCGAAGAACCTCTACGGCTACTGGAAGTCCGTTTACGTGGACGAGCTGTCCGACGAGGTGCTGGCGTTCATCGACGAGATCGGGATGTCACGCCCCGACCCGCGCACGCTCGTCCACGTGCCCATCATGGGCGGCGCGACCGCCGCCGTGCCCGCGGACGCCACGGCGTTCGGCGAGCGCGACGGCGGGTTCATGCTGAGCATCGACGGCGCGACCTCTGACCCCGAGGAGTTCGATCGCGTGAAGACGTGGGTGCGCGAGGCGTACGCCGCCGCATGCGCGCTGCCCGGGGCGCACGGTGCCTACCTGAACTTCTCGGCCGACGACGCCTCGGCCACCGAGGTCGTGCGGCGCCAGTTCGGCGGGAACCTCGACCGACTGCGAGCGGTGAAGCGCGCATACGACCCCGCGAACCTCTTCCACGTGAACGGCAACATCACGCCGGCCTGA
- the menC gene encoding o-succinylbenzoate synthase: MPIARQAPPITLEGVELRVLHLPLVSPFTTSFGTETVREVIVVRALTTDGDGWGEIVTQDAPLYSSEYTYGAWDVALRWLIPALLDRRTLAPEDVATVLEPFKGHRMVKAGLELAVLDAALRSESRGIGEYLGAERDRVPSGVSVGIQRDPAALVEAVGGYLDDGYVRIKIKIKPGRDVVDTAAVRDAFGGIPLQVDANSAYTLADIDTLAELDRFDLLLIEQPLQEDDLVDHATLARHLKTPMCLDESITSRKAAADALALGSASVINIKAGRVGGYLEAVAIHDLCRTAGVPVWCGGMLETGIGRSVNAALAALPGFTLPGDISASDRFYARDIVTEPITLDDGHVRVPTGHGIGVEIDPIALDDVTVARETLRR; the protein is encoded by the coding sequence ATGCCGATCGCGCGTCAGGCCCCGCCCATCACGCTCGAGGGCGTCGAGCTGCGGGTGCTGCATCTGCCGCTCGTCTCGCCCTTCACGACCTCGTTCGGCACCGAGACGGTGCGCGAGGTGATCGTGGTGCGGGCGCTGACCACTGATGGCGACGGCTGGGGCGAGATCGTCACGCAGGACGCTCCGCTGTACTCGAGCGAGTACACCTACGGGGCGTGGGACGTCGCGCTGCGCTGGCTGATCCCGGCACTGCTGGACCGTCGCACGCTCGCGCCCGAAGACGTGGCGACGGTGCTGGAGCCGTTCAAGGGGCACCGCATGGTCAAGGCCGGGCTCGAGCTCGCGGTGCTCGACGCGGCGCTGCGCTCCGAGTCGCGCGGCATCGGGGAGTACCTCGGCGCCGAGCGCGACCGTGTCCCCAGCGGCGTCTCGGTCGGCATCCAGCGCGATCCGGCGGCTCTGGTCGAGGCGGTCGGCGGCTACCTCGACGACGGGTACGTGCGCATCAAGATCAAGATCAAGCCCGGTCGCGACGTCGTCGACACCGCCGCCGTGCGCGACGCCTTCGGCGGCATCCCGCTGCAGGTCGACGCGAACTCGGCGTACACGCTCGCCGACATCGACACGCTGGCCGAACTGGACCGGTTCGACCTGCTGCTCATCGAGCAGCCGCTGCAAGAGGACGACCTCGTCGACCACGCGACGCTCGCCCGGCATCTGAAGACCCCGATGTGCCTGGACGAGTCGATCACGTCGCGCAAGGCGGCCGCCGACGCGCTCGCGCTCGGGTCGGCATCCGTCATCAACATCAAGGCGGGCCGCGTCGGCGGCTACCTCGAAGCTGTGGCCATCCATGATCTGTGCCGCACCGCGGGTGTTCCGGTGTGGTGCGGGGGGATGCTCGAGACCGGCATCGGGCGCTCGGTCAACGCCGCGCTCGCCGCGCTGCCCGGCTTCACGCTGCCCGGCGACATCTCGGCGTCGGACCGGTTCTACGCCCGCGACATCGTCACCGAGCCCATCACGCTCGACGATGGACACGTCCGCGTCCCGACCGGCCACGGCATCGGCGTCGAGATCGATCCGATCGCCCTCGACGACGTCACCGTCGCCCGCGAAACGCTTCGCCGGTAG
- a CDS encoding MMPL family transporter produces the protein MAELLYRLGKASARRAWVVIASWIAVLAMAGGAFAIGFGSLATSFDVPGTASGEVVDELAEKLPEYSGASGQVIFHTEDGEPFTADQQAAIAGLADGAEDLPDVAEIAEPFASQQELEDSRQDIVDGRTEVADGEQQIADGREQIDEALAQLDSGQEQLDAGQEQLDAARAQAEEFGAPAAQIAALDAQQAQLDAQQQQIDDARAEIAANLQDLDDGAAELADAAVQLDRGEALLALADGIRLVSEDGSTAILNVAFDVPLLELDPASKEAVIAYFEDNPVDGVEIAFSTTISQTTPNLIGPGEIAGVVLAGIVLLVMLGSIIAASLPIVTALVGVGIAVLASLSLSGVVDMSSVTPVLGVMLGLAVGIDYSLFIVNRHRRQLLEGADVQESIGLANGTAGNAVAFAGSTVIIALLALNVVGIPFLGLMGTVGAFAVLVAVFIAVTLTPALLGLLGTCLLGKRDRARMGTLHHEDTGAKPMPTWRAVITAVGAVVALLVIAIPALSMRVGLPDGASEPEGSYAYEAHMITEDAFGAGANGPFLVTATLPGDLDEDEQLAAQLDIATTIAEQDSVFAIAPVAISDDGSLAVFQVIPDEGPNSVSTDQLVRDLRALPPVDGEYALGVAGQAAINIDISENLADVLPLYISVVVGLSLLIMIVVFRSLLVPIIATGGFILSLLATYGATVAVFQWGWGAEIIGLHSTGPILSFLPVILVGILFGLAMDYQLFLSSGMREAYVHGSPARLAVMKGVRAGRAVVTAAGLIMVAVFGGFIFAESTMIRSIGFGLAFGVLVDAFVVRMLLMPALMHLLGRSAWWLPRWLDRIIPNVDVEGAQLERAHHAPWVDESEDELDEHRPSTPTPA, from the coding sequence ATGGCAGAACTGCTCTACAGACTCGGCAAGGCCTCGGCCAGACGCGCCTGGGTGGTGATCGCGTCGTGGATCGCCGTGCTCGCGATGGCCGGGGGCGCCTTCGCCATCGGGTTCGGCTCGCTCGCGACGAGCTTCGACGTCCCCGGCACCGCATCCGGCGAGGTCGTCGACGAACTGGCCGAGAAGCTCCCCGAGTACTCCGGCGCGAGCGGTCAGGTCATCTTCCACACCGAGGACGGCGAGCCGTTCACCGCCGACCAGCAGGCCGCGATCGCCGGGCTCGCGGACGGCGCGGAGGACCTCCCCGACGTCGCCGAGATCGCCGAGCCGTTCGCCTCTCAGCAGGAGCTCGAAGACAGCCGCCAGGACATCGTCGACGGCCGGACCGAGGTCGCGGACGGCGAGCAGCAGATCGCCGACGGGCGCGAGCAGATCGACGAAGCGCTCGCACAGCTGGACAGCGGGCAGGAGCAGCTCGACGCCGGGCAGGAGCAGCTCGACGCCGCCCGCGCCCAGGCCGAGGAGTTCGGCGCTCCCGCCGCCCAGATCGCGGCCCTCGATGCCCAGCAGGCGCAGCTGGACGCCCAGCAGCAGCAGATCGACGACGCCCGAGCCGAGATCGCCGCGAACCTGCAGGACCTCGACGACGGCGCGGCGGAGCTCGCCGACGCCGCCGTGCAGCTCGACCGGGGCGAGGCGCTGCTGGCGCTCGCCGACGGCATCCGCCTCGTGTCCGAGGACGGCTCGACCGCGATCCTCAACGTCGCATTCGACGTGCCGCTGCTCGAGCTCGACCCCGCCTCGAAGGAGGCGGTCATCGCCTACTTCGAGGACAACCCCGTCGACGGCGTCGAGATCGCCTTCTCGACGACCATCTCCCAGACGACGCCGAACCTCATCGGCCCCGGCGAGATCGCCGGTGTCGTGCTCGCCGGCATCGTGCTCCTGGTGATGCTTGGCAGCATCATCGCGGCATCGCTGCCGATCGTCACGGCGCTCGTGGGCGTGGGCATCGCCGTGCTCGCGTCGCTGTCACTGTCGGGCGTCGTCGACATGTCGTCGGTCACGCCGGTCCTGGGCGTCATGCTCGGACTCGCGGTCGGGATCGACTACTCGCTGTTCATCGTCAACCGGCACCGGCGGCAGCTCCTCGAGGGCGCGGACGTCCAGGAGTCGATCGGCCTCGCCAACGGCACCGCCGGCAACGCGGTGGCCTTCGCCGGCTCCACCGTGATCATCGCGCTGCTGGCACTGAACGTCGTCGGCATCCCGTTCCTGGGCCTCATGGGGACCGTCGGCGCGTTCGCCGTGCTCGTCGCGGTGTTCATCGCGGTGACGCTGACGCCCGCCCTTCTGGGGCTCCTCGGCACGTGCCTGCTCGGCAAGCGCGACCGCGCGCGCATGGGCACGCTGCACCACGAGGACACCGGCGCCAAGCCCATGCCCACGTGGCGCGCCGTCATCACCGCCGTCGGCGCCGTCGTCGCACTGCTGGTCATCGCGATCCCCGCCCTGTCGATGCGCGTGGGGCTTCCCGACGGCGCCAGCGAGCCCGAGGGCTCGTACGCGTACGAAGCGCACATGATCACCGAGGATGCGTTCGGCGCCGGTGCGAACGGACCCTTCCTGGTCACCGCGACCCTTCCGGGCGATCTCGACGAGGACGAGCAGCTCGCCGCCCAGCTCGACATCGCCACGACGATCGCCGAGCAGGACTCCGTGTTCGCGATCGCGCCGGTCGCGATCTCGGACGACGGCAGCCTCGCCGTCTTCCAGGTGATCCCCGACGAGGGCCCGAACTCCGTGTCGACCGATCAGCTCGTGCGCGACCTGCGCGCCCTGCCTCCGGTCGACGGCGAGTACGCGCTCGGCGTCGCGGGACAGGCGGCGATCAACATCGACATCTCCGAGAACCTCGCCGATGTGCTGCCGCTGTACATCTCGGTGGTCGTGGGACTGTCGCTGCTGATCATGATCGTCGTGTTCCGCTCGCTGCTGGTCCCGATCATCGCCACGGGCGGCTTCATCCTGTCGCTGCTGGCGACCTACGGGGCGACCGTCGCGGTCTTCCAGTGGGGCTGGGGCGCCGAGATCATCGGCCTGCACTCGACCGGTCCGATCCTGAGCTTCCTGCCGGTGATCCTCGTGGGCATCCTGTTCGGGCTGGCGATGGACTACCAGCTGTTCCTGTCGTCGGGCATGCGCGAGGCGTACGTGCACGGGTCGCCGGCGAGGCTCGCGGTGATGAAGGGCGTGCGTGCCGGCCGTGCGGTCGTGACGGCGGCGGGGCTGATCATGGTGGCGGTCTTCGGCGGGTTCATCTTCGCCGAGTCGACCATGATCCGCTCGATCGGGTTCGGGCTGGCGTTCGGCGTCCTCGTCGACGCGTTCGTGGTGCGGATGCTGCTGATGCCCGCCCTGATGCACCTGCTCGGCCGGTCGGCCTGGTGGCTGCCGAGGTGGCTGGACCGCATCATCCCGAACGTCGATGTCGAGGGCGCGCAGCTCGAGCGCGCACACCACGCCCCATGGGTCGACGAGAGCGAGGACGAGCTCGACGAGCACCGGCCCTCGACGCCCACCCCGGCGTGA
- a CDS encoding aldehyde dehydrogenase produces the protein MTITVAPVEDRLFTGGRWVAAHSQERMEVRNPYSGELVGTAVDGDAEDVAAAVAAAGEAFETGPWSRMGVEERAAAMERLADELEKRGERTADLVTDEMGQPRTLSRPMNGIVPAAHLRYFAGLIREYPFEQERPNVLGPGSSIIRREPLGVAGLIVPWNYPQSLLTTKLGPALAVGCTVVIKPAGETPLDALILAEAVEAAGIPDGVVNIVTGGRDTGDALVRHPGVDKIAFTGSTAAGRQIARTGGERLVPVTLELGGKSAAVVLDDADLDITLDALRTMSFMNSGQTCFLLSRVLVPRGRRDEFVDGLVDIARSFRHGDPHREDTELGPLVSERIRSRVRSMVDRARAEGASILTGGRDLPGEQGTFYEPTILTGASPDSQIAQEEVFGPVVTVLEHTGDDDAVALANDSVYGLGGAVFSQDRDRALGIARRIQTGTVGVNGYAPDLASPFGGYKASGLGREQGPEVFDNYVDIKAINASIVP, from the coding sequence ATGACCATCACCGTCGCGCCGGTCGAGGACCGGCTGTTCACCGGAGGCCGCTGGGTCGCCGCGCACTCGCAGGAGCGCATGGAGGTCCGCAACCCGTACTCCGGCGAACTCGTCGGTACCGCGGTCGACGGCGACGCCGAGGACGTCGCGGCCGCGGTCGCAGCCGCCGGCGAGGCGTTCGAGACGGGGCCGTGGTCGCGTATGGGTGTCGAGGAGCGCGCGGCCGCGATGGAGCGCCTGGCCGACGAGCTCGAGAAGCGCGGAGAGCGCACCGCGGACCTCGTGACCGACGAGATGGGGCAGCCGCGCACGCTGTCGCGGCCGATGAACGGCATCGTGCCGGCGGCGCATCTGCGGTACTTCGCGGGCCTGATCCGCGAGTACCCGTTCGAGCAGGAGCGGCCGAACGTGCTCGGCCCCGGATCCTCGATCATCCGCCGCGAGCCGCTCGGCGTCGCCGGGCTCATCGTGCCCTGGAACTACCCGCAGTCGCTGCTGACGACCAAGCTCGGCCCGGCGCTCGCCGTCGGCTGCACGGTCGTGATCAAGCCGGCCGGCGAGACGCCGCTGGACGCACTCATCCTGGCCGAGGCGGTCGAGGCCGCCGGCATCCCCGATGGCGTCGTCAACATCGTGACCGGGGGCCGCGACACCGGCGACGCGCTCGTGCGGCACCCCGGCGTCGACAAGATCGCCTTCACCGGCTCCACCGCGGCCGGCCGCCAGATCGCCCGCACCGGCGGCGAGCGGCTCGTTCCGGTCACCCTCGAGCTCGGCGGCAAGTCCGCCGCCGTCGTCCTCGACGACGCCGACCTCGACATCACCCTCGACGCCCTGCGGACGATGTCGTTCATGAACTCGGGCCAGACGTGCTTCCTGCTCTCCCGCGTGCTCGTGCCGCGCGGCCGGCGTGACGAGTTCGTCGACGGCCTCGTCGACATCGCGCGCTCGTTCCGCCACGGCGATCCTCATCGCGAGGACACCGAGCTCGGACCGCTGGTGTCCGAGCGCATCCGCTCCCGCGTGCGGTCGATGGTCGACCGGGCGCGCGCCGAGGGGGCGAGCATCCTCACCGGCGGCCGCGACCTGCCGGGCGAGCAGGGCACCTTCTACGAGCCGACGATCCTCACCGGCGCATCGCCGGATTCGCAGATCGCGCAGGAAGAGGTGTTCGGACCGGTCGTCACGGTGCTCGAGCACACGGGGGACGACGACGCGGTCGCCCTGGCGAACGACTCGGTGTACGGCCTCGGCGGCGCCGTCTTCTCGCAGGACCGCGACCGTGCGCTCGGGATCGCGCGCCGCATCCAGACCGGCACGGTCGGCGTCAACGGCTACGCTCCCGACCTCGCCAGCCCGTTCGGCGGCTACAAGGCGTCGGGCCTGGGGCGCGAGCAGGGTCCCGAGGTGTTCGACAACTACGTCGACATCAAGGCCATCAACGCCAGCATCGTGCCGTAG
- a CDS encoding TIGR01458 family HAD-type hydrolase, protein MAGVLLDLDGVLYVGDEAVPGAADAVAWLAAEGIPHRYLTNTTSRPRSAIVEKLRRLGIDADAAEILTPAVAASDWLRERGIRTPALFVPEATAAEFAGLDVPEPDAEAGAGAVVVGDLGPAWDFATLNRAFRLLMSDPETPLIALGLTRYWRAEDGLRMDAGGFVRALEYATGRDAVVLGKPDARFYGAAVAALGVDPGAAVMVGDDVRTDVGGAQDAGLTGVLVRTGKFSPADLDGAVTPDAVIDSIAELPGWWAGR, encoded by the coding sequence ATGGCCGGTGTGCTGCTCGACCTCGACGGTGTCCTGTACGTGGGCGACGAGGCGGTGCCCGGCGCCGCCGACGCCGTGGCATGGCTCGCGGCCGAGGGGATCCCCCACCGATACCTCACGAACACCACTTCCCGACCGCGCAGCGCCATCGTCGAGAAGCTGCGCCGACTCGGCATCGACGCCGATGCCGCCGAGATCCTCACTCCGGCCGTCGCGGCGTCCGACTGGCTGCGCGAGCGCGGCATCCGCACGCCGGCCCTGTTCGTGCCGGAGGCCACAGCGGCGGAGTTCGCCGGCCTCGACGTCCCGGAGCCGGATGCCGAGGCGGGCGCGGGCGCCGTCGTCGTCGGCGACCTCGGGCCCGCGTGGGACTTCGCCACGCTCAACCGGGCGTTCCGACTGCTCATGAGCGATCCGGAGACGCCGCTGATCGCCCTCGGCCTGACCCGGTACTGGCGAGCCGAAGACGGTCTGCGCATGGACGCGGGCGGGTTCGTCCGGGCCCTGGAGTACGCGACGGGTCGTGACGCGGTCGTGCTCGGCAAGCCCGATGCACGGTTCTACGGCGCTGCCGTGGCGGCGCTCGGGGTCGATCCGGGCGCCGCCGTCATGGTCGGCGACGATGTGCGCACCGACGTCGGCGGAGCACAGGATGCCGGCCTCACCGGCGTGCTCGTGCGCACGGGCAAGTTCTCGCCGGCGGACCTCGACGGCGCCGTCACCCCCGACGCGGTCATCGACTCGATCGCTGAGCTGCCCGGGTGGTGGGCCGGTCGATGA
- a CDS encoding TetR/AcrR family transcriptional regulator, whose translation MTVRRGGAPRSEAARIAILEATARQVVERGFAHMTVEGIAADAHVGKQTIYRWWSDKSELVAECMVEGYLLAGHLTVSSTADLRDDLRRALTAQFAFADDAAHASLLRSLIAAATDNPAIADRVRQALSADGLLRRRLDQGVVDGDLPPGSPTQTIAEAIAGAFVLRVLLRTPPGNVSDEVERLLDAVLGAATARPE comes from the coding sequence ATGACCGTTCGACGTGGTGGGGCCCCGCGCAGCGAGGCGGCGCGCATCGCGATCCTCGAGGCGACGGCGCGCCAGGTGGTCGAGCGCGGGTTCGCGCACATGACCGTCGAGGGCATCGCCGCCGACGCGCACGTCGGAAAGCAGACGATCTACCGCTGGTGGTCCGACAAGAGCGAGCTGGTCGCCGAATGCATGGTCGAGGGCTATCTGCTGGCCGGCCACCTGACGGTCAGCTCGACCGCGGACCTGCGCGACGACCTGCGCCGCGCCCTGACGGCGCAGTTCGCCTTCGCCGACGATGCGGCCCACGCCTCGCTGCTGCGCTCGCTGATCGCCGCGGCGACCGACAATCCCGCGATCGCCGATCGCGTGCGGCAGGCGCTGAGCGCCGACGGACTGCTCCGACGCCGGCTCGACCAGGGGGTGGTGGACGGAGACCTGCCTCCGGGCTCGCCGACGCAGACGATCGCGGAGGCGATCGCCGGCGCGTTCGTGCTCCGTGTCCTGCTGCGCACACCACCGGGCAACGTCTCCGACGAAGTGGAGCGCCTGCTCGATGCCGTCCTCGGGGCCGCAACAGCACGGCCGGAATGA
- a CDS encoding substrate-binding and VWA domain-containing protein produces MPGDPLRNDAPRRPTRRRALTATALAAALVLLAGCFPISFDDGGSDGGGDFADDGCTSVVVATSSEKVNMLDALADAFKESPEAEALDTCATVRPIDVSSGNGARFLSSGEDWPDDDVRRWPTMWSPASTVWTDRVAAAASPSLVGEPESFTHTPIIFGMPETMARALGWPDAEIGITDFADLCTDPDGWASVGKPLWGSFKISKTNPNTSTTGLSTILMQSYEAAGKTADLTAADVADAADFSRIFEECVIHYGDTTGKVLTRLYDEAQTGTSGSGYVSAVALEETSLINYNLGNPDSHTVQPGETLTPPREKLVAVYPDGGSMWSDNPITVLGASWVTDEQRTAGEAFARFLQTDAAQRILPEFGFRPLADGVSLGELFTVENGIIADQPVTTLPKPEVAVVSAAIDQWTEIRKPSSVLELIDISGSMDEGIGDGRSKLDGAIEGAQTTLAHFRRTDEVGVWVFTTGLSSAAGPGIGILRPIAPLGSDLERLQTSLDDLRYAQREGTPLYDAIAAAYDEMTARAEPGRINAIVVLSDGQDTDSRMSLDSLIAKIGATSREGGDQAPVRIFPIAYGEGADTGALARIADATGGQWFDASDAAKIDLVFASVINNF; encoded by the coding sequence ATGCCTGGGGACCCGCTCCGCAATGACGCTCCGCGCCGCCCGACGCGCCGCCGCGCACTGACGGCGACCGCGCTCGCCGCCGCGCTCGTGCTTCTGGCGGGCTGCTTCCCGATCTCGTTCGACGACGGGGGCTCCGACGGCGGCGGCGACTTCGCCGACGACGGCTGCACGAGCGTGGTGGTGGCGACGTCGTCCGAGAAGGTCAACATGCTCGACGCCCTCGCCGACGCGTTCAAGGAGTCGCCCGAGGCCGAGGCCCTCGACACGTGCGCGACGGTGCGCCCGATCGACGTCTCGTCGGGCAACGGCGCGCGGTTCCTCTCGTCGGGCGAGGACTGGCCCGACGACGATGTGCGCCGGTGGCCGACGATGTGGTCGCCCGCGTCGACGGTGTGGACCGACCGCGTCGCCGCCGCGGCATCCCCTTCCCTCGTCGGGGAGCCGGAGTCGTTCACGCACACGCCGATCATCTTCGGGATGCCCGAGACGATGGCCCGCGCCCTCGGATGGCCGGACGCCGAGATCGGCATCACCGACTTCGCGGACCTGTGCACGGATCCGGACGGCTGGGCGAGCGTCGGCAAGCCGCTGTGGGGCTCGTTCAAGATCTCGAAGACGAACCCCAACACCTCGACGACCGGACTGTCGACGATCCTCATGCAGTCCTACGAGGCCGCGGGCAAGACCGCCGATCTCACGGCAGCCGATGTGGCGGATGCCGCGGACTTCTCGCGCATCTTCGAGGAGTGCGTCATCCACTACGGCGACACGACGGGCAAGGTGCTCACGCGCCTGTACGACGAGGCGCAGACCGGCACGTCCGGTTCGGGCTACGTCTCGGCCGTGGCGCTGGAAGAGACGTCGCTCATCAACTACAACCTCGGCAATCCCGATTCGCACACGGTGCAGCCGGGCGAGACGCTCACGCCGCCGCGCGAGAAGCTCGTCGCGGTGTACCCGGACGGCGGCTCGATGTGGTCGGACAACCCGATCACGGTGCTCGGCGCCTCCTGGGTGACCGATGAGCAGCGCACCGCCGGCGAGGCGTTCGCGCGGTTCCTGCAGACCGACGCCGCCCAGCGCATCCTGCCCGAGTTCGGCTTCCGGCCGCTCGCCGACGGGGTCTCTCTCGGCGAGCTGTTCACGGTGGAGAACGGCATCATCGCGGACCAGCCGGTCACGACCCTCCCCAAGCCCGAGGTCGCCGTCGTGTCGGCCGCGATCGACCAGTGGACCGAGATCCGCAAGCCCTCGTCGGTGCTCGAGCTGATCGACATCTCGGGATCGATGGACGAGGGGATCGGCGACGGCCGGTCCAAGCTCGACGGCGCGATCGAGGGCGCGCAGACCACGCTCGCGCACTTCCGCCGCACCGACGAGGTCGGCGTGTGGGTCTTCACCACGGGGCTGTCGTCGGCGGCCGGCCCGGGCATCGGCATCCTGCGACCCATCGCGCCGCTGGGGAGCGATCTCGAGCGGCTGCAGACGTCGCTGGACGATCTGCGCTACGCCCAGCGCGAGGGGACGCCGCTGTACGACGCGATCGCCGCGGCGTACGACGAGATGACGGCGCGCGCCGAGCCCGGTCGCATCAACGCGATCGTCGTGCTCTCGGACGGGCAGGACACCGACTCGCGCATGTCGCTGGACTCCTTGATCGCCAAGATCGGCGCGACATCACGCGAGGGCGGCGACCAGGCCCCGGTGCGCATCTTCCCGATCGCCTACGGCGAGGGTGCCGACACGGGCGCGCTCGCACGCATCGCCGACGCGACCGGCGGGCAGTGGTTCGACGCATCCGACGCCGCCAAGATCGACCTCGTGTTCGCCTCGGTCATCAACAACTTCTGA